DNA from Caldisalinibacter kiritimatiensis:
TATTTTTTTTGTAAAATAAACTTTGTATATTTCTTTATATCTTTTACGATTCTAGCTGGCAACTTTAATATTCTTTTTACTTTCCTTATAATTTTTTTTACTTCAGATGATACTTTTTTATAAGGTCTATATAATAAGTTTGCCAAAATTTTTATAGGCCACAACAATATATCTAAAAGTATCTTTAAAAACTTTATAATAGCTTTTACTATATATACAAGTATTTTTATAACTATTTTACTTAACAATTTATTGTATACTATTGCACCTGATACAAAGCCTAAAAATACATATCCTCTTATTTCTCCCCAATTACTAAATATCAAAATAAAAAGTGCTATAAACGATACAATAATCCAAAATACTAAATCCTCTATAAAAGTAGCTATCTTTTTAGGTTTTGAATAGTATCTAAATATCCTATATAAATCGTAAATAAATCCTATTATTATACCTCCATAAAATGTGGTAAAAAATATATAAACCTGTTCATGTATTGAGTTCTCCATATAATCACCTCTAGACAAAGCATTAATATATGTATCATTGTATTTATTTTCTACACAAATTTAAAACCAATGGTATATACCATCGGCTTTACTTAAACATTTTTCCTAGAAGTCCACTTCCCTTTGATTTTGAAAGGTCTTTATTTGTATAAGTTATACTGTTGACAA
Protein-coding regions in this window:
- the yabQ gene encoding spore cortex biosynthesis protein YabQ encodes the protein MENSIHEQVYIFFTTFYGGIIIGFIYDLYRIFRYYSKPKKIATFIEDLVFWIIVSFIALFILIFSNWGEIRGYVFLGFVSGAIVYNKLLSKIVIKILVYIVKAIIKFLKILLDILLWPIKILANLLYRPYKKVSSEVKKIIRKVKRILKLPARIVKDIKKYTKFILQKK